The DNA region AAATATTATAGCATCCAGTATAGACATTAATCCTTTTCAAACACTTTAATTATACATATAATAATAAAACTAAAAATATATTGAAAAGGGTGATTTGATGGACTTAAAAGAAGCGATAATTTATACTGATGGAGGATCTAGGGGTAACCCAGGAATAGCAGGAATAGGTATACTTATAGAAGATAAAGACGGAAATGTAATAAGAGAAATTAGCCAATATGTTGGAGAGCAAACCAATAATGTTGCAGAATATAAGGCTCTTAGTCGTGGACTAGAAGCAGCTCTAGACCTTGGTATTGAAAAATTAACATGCTATTTAGATAGCGAACTAGTAGTAAAGCAAATTAAAGGAGAATATAAAGTTAAAAACGAACGAATGATCCCAATGTATAATATGGTTATGCCACTAATTAAAAAATTTAAGAGCTTTGAAATTATACATATACGTAGAGAGTTAAATAAAAGGGCAGACCAATTAGCTAACGAAGCTATGGACAATAAATAGATACCATTTTTTACATTTTGACATTTTGACTAAATAGTGCTATGATTAAAATCTACTTTGAAAAAATAATATTGTGAGTAAGTCAGATGATCGCGGACACAGCTATGCTGTGAACGAGGAAAGTCCGAGCTCCATAGGGTAAGGCGCTGGGTAACACCCAGTGGGGGCGACCCCAAGGAAAGTGCAACAGAGAGATACCGCCAGAACCATTGTTCAGTAGAAATATTGAGCTTGTGGTGAGAACAGCTTGTAGCTGTCTGGTAAGGCTGGAAAGGTGAGGTAAGAGCTCACCAGAGGCTAGGTGACTAGTCTGCTATGTAAACCCCGCCTGGAGCAAGACCAAGTAGGAACAAAAAAGCGGCGACCCGTCGTGTTCCGTGGTAGGTTGCTTGAGCCGTCTGGTAACAGCCGGCCTAGATAGATGATCGTCTAACACAGAACTCGGCTTATAGACTTAGTCACATATTGAAATTCCAACATTCTTGTTGGGATTTTTTTGTTTTTTGCCACCGGTCCACAAGTTTTATAAAAATATGCTTAGTTTTGAAAAAATACTACTATGTTTTTAAACCTGTATTTTTCAATACCTTTTTTATATAAAATAAATAATACCAAGTAGGAAGATTTCTTATATGAAGGTTTAAGGACATGGAGGAAGAGCTATTATCAATTCGTTATAAATTTTTTAAATAATTACATAATTTAACATTTGTATTTTCGATTAGACTTTGTTAAATAAGTATCATTCAATTAATTAGTAGAATTTATTAATATTAGGGGGTAAAAAATGAAAAAACAAAGGTTAGGATTAATATTAGTAATAGTACTATTAATGGCAGCATTAGTTGGATGTTCAAGCATAGCAACCTCTGTTGCAGGAAAAGTAGGAACAGCAACTAATGGTAGTGAAGTAGCAATAGAAAAAGCTACAATAAAATTTATGAAGGATACTAGCGATGGCGGATATCAATTACCTTCTACTGAAGACCTTAATAAATGGGTAGTAGAAGGTAAAGAAATGATTATTATTGATACTATGCCAGCAGACAGCTTCCAAAAAGGTCGTATTCTTGGAGCATTAAACGCAGAGTTACCTAAAACAACATTAGCAGATGCTACAGATGAACAAAAGCAAGCATTTATCAGTTTATTAGGTGAAAATAAAGATACTCCTATTGTTGTATACTGTGGGTTTGTTGGTTGTGCTAGAAGCCATGTGGGAGCAGTTATAGCTATGGAACAGGGATTTACTAATGTTTATAGAGTTCCTGGAGGAATAGTTGCTTGGCAAGAAGCTGGTTATGAAGTTGAAAAATAATAGACTCACATGGCTTTTCAAAATCTGAAAGTTCTTTATAAAGAAAACATGAGATTAACACTGATTTCTATGAAAGGTAGCCATGCTGATGGTGTTGTAGTAGAAATAAATCCTGAATAAGTAAATAATATAATTTAAAAATCTCCATAGTGTAGTTATGATATATACATAAACTTATGGAGATTTTTTTATTATGTAAAACAAGTTTTTATATAAACAAATGGAAAATAAGCTCTAAAAACACCATTATGCTGCCCATTTTTACAACTGGGTGGCATAACTGTTTTATTGTTTATGATAATTAGAATTTAACAAATGAATAATTAACCTGAATATATTGATACCATTCTAAAAGTTTGATAAAGTAAAATAGATAAATAACCTTTGAAAAATTGAGAAGTAGGTGATTAATATAAAAGATGGAATTTTCTCAGAAGAACTTATAAAAAAAATAGAAGACTTTAAAAAGGACTGTGTAGGATGCAGCAAATGTGTAAGAGAGTGCAAAATGTTAGACAGCTTTTGTACAGATCCTAAGAATCTATTTAATGGTTTAAATGATAAACAGGTGATAGATCCACTTGTTCCTTATTCTTGCAATCAATGTGGTGTATGTGAAGAGGTTTGTCCTAAGAACTTAAAACTTGAAGAGTTATTTAAAGACATTAGAGTAGAACTAGTAAAAGCAAATAAGGGAAAATCTCCAATAAAAGGACATAGAGCTGTTGAGAGTCATCAATCCTTAAGTTTTTCCAAGGTATTTACAACTACAGCGTCAGATAAAAATAAAGAAACTGTGAGAGTATTTATGCCAGGGTGCAGTTTATCATCTTATAGTCCAAAACTCGTTAGTAAAACTTTAAGATATCTACAAAAAAAACTTCCAGGTACAGGTGTTGTTCTTAAGTGCTGTGGTAAGCCGACTAGAGCAATAGGACAAGAAGATGCTTTTAAAGAAAGATATGGAGAGTTAGAAGATGAATTTAAAAGACTTGGAGTGACAGAAGTAATAACAGCTTGTCAATCTTGTTACACTACAATTGCTAAGGAAAGCCCAAACATTAAAATTAAATCTCTTTGGACTGTTATTCCTGAAATAGGTATACCAGAAGAAAAAATTAATATTGGAGCAAATAGTGATCTAGTATTTGGAATACATGATTCCTGTGCTACAAGGCGTAATGGAGATATTCAAAAGGGAGCTCGAAGTATTATAAAAGATCTAGGTTATAAGATTCAAGAAGACGACCAATCAGAGAAAATAATTAGGTGCTGTGGACAGGGTGGTATGGTAGGGCCTGCTAATCCAGAACTTACAAAACAAATAATGAAAGAAAGAGCAAATGAAGTAGAATCAGATTATGTTGTTACTTATTGTGGTGCTTGTAGAGAATCTATGGTTAGAGGTGGCAAAAAGAGTATTCATATATTAGATTTAATGTTTAAAGGTCCTTGGAATTCTAAATCTGACATGCCTGGAGTAGGCAAAACACCTATGAATAGTTGGGTTAATCGTTATAAAAGTAAAAAGGAGCTAAATAAAAGTAAATAGAAAATCTATGATTTAATTAGGCTTTAATTAATCATTAAGCCAAAATCTAGGAGTTATAATTAGGCATTATATTTTATTAATAATGAAAAAATAAGCAAGGGGTAGATGGTATGAATAAGTTTTTTTACTGGATGTTAAGAATGCTACAAGTTCTATCTCT from Alkaliphilus flagellatus includes:
- a CDS encoding (Fe-S)-binding protein codes for the protein MINIKDGIFSEELIKKIEDFKKDCVGCSKCVRECKMLDSFCTDPKNLFNGLNDKQVIDPLVPYSCNQCGVCEEVCPKNLKLEELFKDIRVELVKANKGKSPIKGHRAVESHQSLSFSKVFTTTASDKNKETVRVFMPGCSLSSYSPKLVSKTLRYLQKKLPGTGVVLKCCGKPTRAIGQEDAFKERYGELEDEFKRLGVTEVITACQSCYTTIAKESPNIKIKSLWTVIPEIGIPEEKINIGANSDLVFGIHDSCATRRNGDIQKGARSIIKDLGYKIQEDDQSEKIIRCCGQGGMVGPANPELTKQIMKERANEVESDYVVTYCGACRESMVRGGKKSIHILDLMFKGPWNSKSDMPGVGKTPMNSWVNRYKSKKELNKSK
- a CDS encoding rhodanese-like domain-containing protein, with product MKKQRLGLILVIVLLMAALVGCSSIATSVAGKVGTATNGSEVAIEKATIKFMKDTSDGGYQLPSTEDLNKWVVEGKEMIIIDTMPADSFQKGRILGALNAELPKTTLADATDEQKQAFISLLGENKDTPIVVYCGFVGCARSHVGAVIAMEQGFTNVYRVPGGIVAWQEAGYEVEK
- a CDS encoding ribonuclease HI family protein encodes the protein MDLKEAIIYTDGGSRGNPGIAGIGILIEDKDGNVIREISQYVGEQTNNVAEYKALSRGLEAALDLGIEKLTCYLDSELVVKQIKGEYKVKNERMIPMYNMVMPLIKKFKSFEIIHIRRELNKRADQLANEAMDNK